In Leptospira stimsonii, a single window of DNA contains:
- a CDS encoding LA_2478/LA_2722/LA_4182 family protein, translated as MNYKKTSLLVFVSLALFIFNCKGAGGSPAAEMQELAKKSKDITCSKTVECAKEQFSKLPEAQRKFLPPMLQSKEACLESIEQNAAAQRAKTGKTEADEWKDATPEKVQAAKECMALIEKTSCSEMMSPNSPIQKSEACQFLSKK; from the coding sequence ATGAATTACAAAAAAACGAGTTTGTTAGTTTTCGTCTCTTTGGCGCTTTTTATCTTCAATTGTAAAGGTGCTGGAGGAAGTCCTGCCGCAGAAATGCAAGAACTTGCGAAGAAGTCCAAGGATATCACTTGTTCCAAGACCGTAGAATGTGCGAAGGAACAATTCAGCAAATTGCCGGAAGCTCAGAGAAAATTTCTTCCTCCGATGCTTCAATCCAAAGAGGCTTGTTTGGAATCGATCGAACAAAATGCCGCGGCTCAGAGGGCGAAAACCGGTAAAACCGAAGCCGACGAATGGAAGGACGCAACTCCCGAGAAAGTACAGGCGGCCAAAGAATGTATGGCCTTGATCGAGAAAACAAGTTGTTCCGAAATGATGTCTCCGAACAGTCCGATCCAAAAATCGGAAGCCTGTCAGTTTTTATCTAAAAAATAA
- a CDS encoding ROK family protein, whose translation MKSYLGIDIGAGSIKASLVDKNGTILKQTSRNTGIETTEKEFLDSLVNIVSELEDPSLVAVGIGSPGPIDTENGILIESANLPLLKEVALVAHLKKNFKLPVYYNNDANLAALGEYRFGIGKGSSNLMILTLGTGLGGGWVYQGKLFNGYRGSGMEAGHVTYLPGGALCGCGQRGCTEAYFSASGFLHRYHEACGVHLSSAEEFFENVRKGDKLAVTLLNEGIDALSQLCRTLIHTVNAEKIVFTGGLVKSWDLYGNVLKEKIHGLIFPIFRTYTQILPGGNVAGALGAAALCMENHE comes from the coding sequence ATGAAATCCTATCTCGGAATCGATATCGGAGCCGGGAGCATCAAAGCGAGTCTGGTCGATAAAAACGGAACCATTCTCAAACAAACCTCGAGAAACACGGGAATCGAAACGACAGAAAAAGAATTTTTGGATTCTCTCGTAAACATCGTGAGCGAGCTCGAAGATCCGTCTCTCGTCGCGGTTGGGATCGGAAGCCCGGGACCGATCGACACGGAGAATGGAATTCTCATCGAGTCCGCAAACCTTCCGCTTTTAAAAGAAGTCGCGTTAGTCGCTCATCTCAAGAAGAATTTTAAACTTCCCGTATATTACAATAACGACGCAAACCTCGCGGCCCTCGGAGAATATCGTTTCGGTATCGGAAAAGGATCTTCCAATCTGATGATCCTAACGTTAGGAACGGGGCTCGGCGGAGGCTGGGTGTATCAGGGAAAACTTTTCAACGGTTACAGAGGAAGCGGAATGGAAGCGGGACACGTAACCTATCTTCCCGGAGGCGCGCTCTGCGGATGCGGACAAAGAGGATGTACGGAAGCCTATTTCAGCGCGAGCGGATTTTTACACCGTTATCATGAAGCCTGCGGAGTTCATCTTTCCAGTGCGGAAGAATTTTTCGAAAACGTAAGAAAGGGAGACAAGCTCGCAGTAACCTTGTTAAACGAAGGAATCGACGCACTTTCCCAACTCTGTAGAACCTTGATCCACACGGTCAATGCGGAGAAGATCGTTTTCACGGGAGGTCTCGTCAAATCCTGGGACCTCTACGGAAACGTCTTGAAAGAAAAAATTCACGGACTGATCTTCCCTATTTTTAGAACTTATACTCAAATTTTACCCGGCGGAAACGTAGCCGGAGCGCTCGGCGCCGCGGCGCTTTGTATGGAGAATCACGAATGA
- a CDS encoding lysylphosphatidylglycerol synthase transmembrane domain-containing protein produces MKRILFGTVISVVALGFLFSKLDLSEFSRIQERWEPIYLIPFCISSAWGLLLFSWRWHLLMGKQISFRYALFSSFIGVGANMFLPARGGDIFRLYFCKKESDLQYPTLVTALFIEKVLDFSFIFSAGICALMFLGIKDESSDSFFVISSLVIAGIFLGLIAVRFLNETIVSVLAWAAGLLGKKEWFLQKLAHYVRDLGKFLVLKRFLLPAILTAFTWLIGYALSYGILLKLVGIEMGYAGIVLIMFAGAVGVMVPSAPSGAGVFHASVTSAFVLMGRKASEGLFYATTVHLAQFILQSIFAILFYLYWIVDRRKRGLGKAEFSLKESEVIEENSL; encoded by the coding sequence TTGAAACGAATTCTATTTGGAACCGTAATCAGCGTCGTCGCGCTCGGATTCTTATTCTCGAAACTGGATCTTAGCGAATTCTCGAGAATCCAAGAACGATGGGAACCGATCTATCTGATTCCGTTTTGTATTTCTTCCGCTTGGGGACTTCTTTTATTTTCCTGGAGATGGCACCTTCTGATGGGAAAACAAATCTCCTTCCGTTATGCGCTCTTTTCCTCTTTTATCGGAGTCGGAGCCAATATGTTTCTCCCCGCGAGAGGAGGAGACATTTTCCGTTTGTATTTTTGTAAAAAAGAATCCGATCTTCAATACCCGACCTTGGTGACCGCGCTTTTTATCGAAAAAGTATTAGATTTTTCTTTTATATTTTCCGCCGGAATCTGCGCCCTTATGTTTTTGGGAATCAAAGACGAAAGCAGCGATTCCTTCTTCGTTATTTCTTCCCTCGTGATCGCCGGAATTTTTCTCGGATTGATCGCGGTTCGTTTCCTGAATGAAACGATCGTTTCCGTCCTCGCTTGGGCGGCTGGACTCTTGGGAAAGAAAGAATGGTTCTTACAAAAACTCGCCCACTACGTTCGAGACCTCGGAAAGTTTTTGGTATTAAAAAGATTTCTGCTTCCGGCGATATTGACCGCCTTTACTTGGCTGATCGGATACGCGCTGAGTTACGGCATCTTACTCAAGTTAGTCGGAATTGAAATGGGCTACGCAGGAATCGTCTTGATCATGTTCGCAGGAGCGGTTGGAGTGATGGTTCCCTCCGCACCTTCGGGCGCGGGCGTGTTTCACGCGTCCGTCACATCCGCTTTTGTTCTTATGGGAAGAAAGGCCTCCGAAGGTTTGTTTTACGCGACCACGGTTCACCTCGCGCAATTCATTCTACAGAGCATTTTTGCAATCCTCTTCTACTTATATTGGATCGTAGACAGAAGAAAACGCGGTTTAGGAAAGGCGGAATTTTCCCTCAAGGAATCGGAAGTCATCGAAGAGAATTCCTTATAA
- a CDS encoding ABC transporter permease, with amino-acid sequence MGKLTYLRFAYSIVKRDITISILHIGFSVLFCFFLIFGIFLLRMDKVPSNPSSIELFRNYPQLVLLLSSAGLVFMALSRTLLRTADAGIMMAVGGNRIGTIRLLVAELWILHGTGFFLSVFATIVFPPWFGESSSLLDYGKAFLICISLISGTGGIVSVILTFLDPYRSIRRGK; translated from the coding sequence ATGGGAAAACTTACCTACCTCAGATTTGCGTATTCTATCGTGAAACGCGATATTACAATCAGTATTCTTCATATAGGATTTTCCGTACTCTTTTGTTTTTTCCTGATTTTCGGGATCTTTCTACTGAGAATGGACAAAGTCCCCTCTAACCCTTCTAGTATCGAACTCTTCCGGAATTATCCACAGTTGGTTTTATTGCTCAGTAGCGCCGGATTGGTTTTTATGGCCCTTTCTCGAACCCTCCTTCGAACCGCGGACGCCGGAATTATGATGGCCGTCGGAGGCAATCGAATCGGAACGATTCGCCTTTTGGTCGCGGAACTCTGGATTTTACACGGGACCGGATTCTTCCTGAGCGTTTTCGCCACGATTGTCTTTCCACCTTGGTTTGGCGAAAGTTCCAGCCTTTTGGATTACGGAAAGGCATTTCTTATCTGTATTTCTTTGATTTCGGGAACCGGGGGAATCGTTTCCGTGATTCTTACGTTCTTAGATCCGTATCGGTCGATCCGGAGGGGTAAATGA
- a CDS encoding ABC transporter ATP-binding protein, with amino-acid sequence MILRINDLSREYGKSKAVNGVSFDMNQSDYVAIVGPSGSGKTTLLSMITGMLSSSSGEVYFDTTKVSDMGHGALANFRARNIGLIFQFSELLPHLDVEENILLPALLVGKFSQKEYLEKCEYLIQSLHLESIRKSYPSKLSGGQIQMTAIARSLINEPELLLADEPSGDLDPENSELVRNLLYDFNTRGLTILLVTHDMNLAFDAKTIYEMREGAFTRVVK; translated from the coding sequence ATGATTCTTCGCATCAACGATCTTTCCAGAGAATACGGAAAGTCCAAGGCCGTGAACGGCGTATCTTTCGACATGAACCAATCCGATTACGTGGCGATCGTAGGACCTTCCGGTTCGGGAAAGACCACTCTTCTTTCGATGATCACAGGAATGCTTTCCAGTTCTTCGGGGGAAGTTTACTTCGACACGACCAAGGTGAGCGACATGGGCCACGGAGCCTTGGCGAATTTCCGCGCGAGAAACATCGGACTCATCTTTCAGTTTTCGGAACTCCTTCCTCATCTCGACGTGGAGGAGAATATTCTGCTTCCGGCTCTTCTTGTGGGAAAGTTTAGTCAAAAAGAATATTTGGAAAAATGCGAATACCTCATTCAGAGCCTTCACCTCGAATCGATTCGTAAGAGTTATCCGAGTAAACTTTCCGGCGGACAAATTCAGATGACCGCGATCGCGAGATCCTTGATCAACGAACCCGAACTCCTTCTCGCGGACGAACCTTCCGGAGATTTGGATCCGGAGAACAGCGAACTCGTGAGAAATCTTCTCTACGACTTCAATACGAGAGGACTCACAATTCTATTAGTAACTCATGATATGAATCTGGCATTCGACGCGAAGACGATCTACGAGATGAGAGAGGGAGCGTTTACCCGGGTGGTAAAATGA
- a CDS encoding beta-ketoacyl-[acyl-carrier-protein] synthase family protein yields MDKTKISKNSRVVITGIGVILPNTFSVETFWKNLSEGNSQIDTITRFKTHDMPVKVAAEMNDFDWKKFLPDLNEKHAKNYNRETFALMSAMEEARRDAKLDKDSVDPSKVGFIDSSSRASLAWWEHAWKLYHEEKNQSVFDRYSVLTSMASNPTNLTAIYANIQGFVTTITAACVGGHHAISLCYQAIRKGRAEVMYAGGHEFPLIKPLMMMYSDPASSVMSSEEKHPKSAIKPYDRNRDGFILGEGAAVLCLERMDRAIARGARIYAEVLGTFSYNEADHAMRMDLTGKKAATGLSRLLKISGMHLGDIDYFCGHGTATVNNDMAESRALKVLYNGLAKNKWAPLGSIKPIFGHTFGAAGIINVAATALMLEKQIVCPTINLKDVDPECDHDHVAEGARKVRLRNAISMAFAIGSQSSFVSLTAPDL; encoded by the coding sequence ATGGATAAAACGAAAATAAGCAAAAACTCTAGGGTCGTAATCACGGGAATCGGAGTTATACTTCCGAATACGTTCTCAGTGGAGACATTCTGGAAAAACCTTTCTGAAGGAAATTCTCAGATCGATACCATTACAAGATTCAAAACCCACGATATGCCCGTTAAGGTCGCGGCGGAGATGAACGATTTCGATTGGAAAAAGTTTCTTCCGGACTTAAACGAAAAACACGCGAAGAATTACAACCGGGAGACTTTCGCTCTCATGTCCGCTATGGAAGAAGCAAGAAGGGATGCGAAATTGGATAAGGATTCGGTGGATCCTTCCAAAGTAGGCTTTATCGATTCTTCCTCTCGCGCGTCCTTGGCGTGGTGGGAACACGCTTGGAAACTCTATCACGAAGAAAAAAATCAAAGTGTTTTCGATCGTTATTCGGTTCTTACTTCGATGGCTTCCAATCCCACGAACCTAACCGCAATCTATGCGAATATCCAGGGATTCGTTACCACGATCACGGCCGCCTGCGTCGGTGGACATCACGCGATCAGCCTTTGTTATCAGGCCATTCGAAAAGGAAGAGCCGAGGTGATGTATGCCGGAGGACACGAGTTCCCCTTGATCAAACCTCTTATGATGATGTATTCGGATCCGGCGAGTTCGGTGATGTCATCCGAAGAAAAACATCCTAAGTCCGCAATCAAACCCTACGACCGAAACAGGGACGGTTTTATTCTTGGAGAAGGCGCCGCGGTTCTTTGTTTGGAAAGAATGGATCGAGCCATCGCGCGAGGAGCGCGCATCTACGCGGAAGTGTTGGGAACCTTCAGTTATAACGAAGCGGACCACGCAATGAGAATGGATCTAACGGGAAAAAAAGCCGCGACCGGATTGAGTCGTCTTTTGAAGATCAGCGGAATGCATCTCGGTGATATCGATTATTTCTGCGGACACGGAACCGCAACGGTTAACAATGATATGGCGGAAAGCAGAGCCCTCAAAGTTCTATACAACGGCCTTGCAAAAAATAAGTGGGCGCCACTCGGTTCGATCAAACCGATCTTCGGACATACGTTCGGAGCCGCTGGAATCATCAACGTAGCCGCAACCGCATTGATGTTGGAAAAACAGATCGTCTGTCCGACGATCAATCTCAAAGACGTCGATCCGGAATGTGATCACGATCACGTTGCAGAGGGAGCCAGAAAGGTTCGTCTCAGAAACGCAATCTCCATGGCTTTCGCAATCGGCAGTCAGTCCTCTTTCGTAAGCCTGACCGCACCGGATCTTTAA
- a CDS encoding PP2C family protein-serine/threonine phosphatase, whose amino-acid sequence MMIHYFGITEKGNFRSHNEDSMYVSGEIVAGTVSGSFGSTGIRDSSHSPLILALADGMGGHTSGEIASRLTLEKLAWMERAIQPLEELPRAGWQNLFRKINNEINEHALQTGKLGMGTTLVGALFGRRKVLVFNMGDSRAYHFSSRGIHKITVDHSFSDSVRGGSHSSRSYITSCIGGGTTDLQMDLFDITNSLSEGDRILLCTDGLTDVIKIDDLEEILKNATNVKEACSHLAEEANLRMTRDNTSVIVIEVKEMALSHAEPWKLTPSERKR is encoded by the coding sequence ATGATGATTCATTATTTTGGAATTACGGAAAAAGGAAACTTTCGTTCGCATAACGAGGATTCCATGTATGTTTCCGGCGAGATCGTCGCTGGGACGGTTTCCGGTTCTTTTGGTTCCACGGGCATCCGCGATTCTTCCCATTCTCCTTTGATTCTCGCGCTCGCAGACGGCATGGGAGGGCATACCTCCGGCGAGATTGCAAGCCGTCTAACGTTGGAAAAACTCGCCTGGATGGAAAGAGCGATCCAACCTCTAGAAGAACTTCCCCGAGCCGGTTGGCAGAATCTTTTCCGGAAGATCAACAACGAAATCAACGAACACGCGTTACAGACCGGTAAACTCGGAATGGGGACGACCCTAGTCGGAGCTCTTTTCGGAAGAAGGAAGGTTCTTGTGTTCAATATGGGGGACAGCAGGGCATATCATTTTTCCTCCCGAGGGATTCATAAAATTACGGTGGATCATTCCTTTTCGGATTCTGTCCGCGGAGGAAGTCATAGTTCCAGGAGTTATATCACGAGTTGTATCGGCGGAGGAACGACCGATCTTCAGATGGATCTTTTTGATATTACGAATTCCTTAAGTGAAGGAGACAGAATTCTTCTTTGTACCGACGGACTTACGGACGTAATCAAAATCGACGATTTGGAGGAGATTCTTAAGAACGCGACTAACGTAAAAGAAGCTTGTTCTCATCTTGCGGAAGAAGCGAATCTGAGAATGACAAGGGATAACACATCCGTCATCGTGATCGAAGTCAAGGAGATGGCCCTCTCCCACGCCGAACCGTGGAAACTTACCCCAAGCGAAAGAAAACGGTAA
- a CDS encoding histidine triad nucleotide-binding protein, with product MKDPNCIFCKIIAKEIPSKIAFENDEILAFHDISPQAPVHIVFIPKKHIVSLADVKSEDSALLGKILVQIRDVAKNLGIAENGYRVVNNTGKNGGQTVFHIHFHLLAERQLQWPPG from the coding sequence ATGAAAGATCCGAATTGTATCTTCTGCAAGATCATCGCAAAAGAAATCCCGTCCAAGATCGCCTTTGAAAACGATGAGATATTAGCATTTCATGATATTTCTCCCCAGGCTCCGGTTCATATCGTATTCATTCCCAAAAAACACATCGTATCTCTCGCGGATGTGAAAAGCGAAGACTCCGCACTTCTCGGAAAAATCCTCGTTCAAATCCGCGACGTCGCAAAGAATTTGGGAATTGCTGAGAACGGATATCGAGTCGTAAACAATACCGGCAAGAACGGCGGACAAACCGTCTTTCACATTCACTTTCATCTATTAGCCGAACGCCAATTGCAATGGCCTCCGGGATAA
- a CDS encoding tetratricopeptide repeat protein, translated as MIFVILVAIGIILIVAFGSFLIQTKKDAFEKALALAAMGNYVDARVIIRDILDNSPSNVRAHYVIAKIYAMEGDTTNEARHLEKIKKIGTYEKGINEVAVSNRIADIYYQQDLFEEALFHYLDTVQIDSENAEANVRIAFMALGQKEFGIADRFLSKIPNEKIKVASIFIGKGVVSAALRKGNPVEFFAKAYELDPASPVGGFLYALSLTRDGKYEEATKVANSVADLIEDDYVRYTIFQFLMCNYILQKNLGEALKHARLCMEMARNSGWKQEMIDSDVHFSLLAVKLGKLEEASEYLIEAESERIDDKRIIDLANYKFQLETKRADANKAAQSGFSLDEEIGRIFGELFPMERFYELSGLKSSKSFHIKGIIDDQGNKLLADVSKIGVGVLDHYRQLKGVEFKNLCVRIVMALNYTVSREVPNKEGDGLNLTGLNKTDKETRALFKFRKWKDAKISDIFLRDTIAQLKELGVDKAFILGDAEFTEGAKRFLTDNPSLLTVIYGKDLEELLKKALRLEAKGA; from the coding sequence ATGATCTTCGTCATTCTTGTAGCCATTGGAATCATTCTGATCGTCGCGTTTGGATCTTTTCTGATCCAGACCAAGAAAGACGCTTTTGAAAAAGCCCTCGCACTGGCCGCTATGGGCAATTATGTCGATGCACGAGTTATCATTCGCGATATTCTAGACAATTCTCCCTCAAACGTCCGCGCGCACTATGTGATCGCAAAGATCTACGCCATGGAAGGGGATACGACCAACGAAGCCCGTCATCTTGAAAAAATCAAAAAAATCGGAACGTATGAGAAAGGAATCAATGAGGTCGCGGTTTCCAATCGGATCGCGGATATCTACTATCAACAAGATCTCTTCGAAGAAGCCCTATTTCATTATTTGGATACGGTTCAGATCGATTCGGAAAATGCGGAGGCCAACGTTCGGATCGCCTTTATGGCATTAGGTCAGAAAGAATTCGGAATCGCCGATCGATTCCTGAGTAAGATTCCGAATGAGAAGATCAAGGTGGCTTCGATCTTCATCGGGAAAGGTGTTGTCTCCGCGGCGCTTCGAAAAGGAAACCCCGTGGAATTCTTTGCGAAAGCCTATGAGCTCGATCCCGCTTCTCCGGTGGGGGGATTTCTTTACGCGCTGAGTCTCACCCGGGACGGGAAATACGAAGAGGCGACAAAGGTAGCCAACTCCGTCGCGGATCTGATCGAAGACGATTACGTACGTTATACGATCTTTCAATTCCTAATGTGCAATTATATTCTTCAGAAGAATTTGGGCGAGGCCTTGAAACACGCGAGGCTCTGTATGGAGATGGCGAGAAACAGCGGTTGGAAACAGGAGATGATCGATTCCGACGTTCACTTTTCTCTTCTCGCGGTGAAGCTCGGAAAACTCGAAGAAGCGAGCGAGTATCTCATCGAAGCGGAATCCGAAAGGATCGACGACAAACGAATCATCGATCTCGCCAATTATAAATTTCAATTGGAAACAAAACGCGCCGACGCGAACAAAGCGGCTCAGAGCGGATTCTCTTTGGACGAAGAGATCGGAAGAATTTTCGGAGAACTTTTTCCGATGGAACGATTCTACGAACTCTCCGGACTCAAGTCTTCCAAGTCCTTTCATATCAAAGGAATCATAGACGATCAAGGAAACAAACTCCTCGCAGACGTTTCTAAGATCGGAGTAGGAGTTCTGGATCACTATCGACAACTCAAAGGGGTAGAATTTAAGAATCTCTGCGTTCGAATCGTAATGGCCTTGAATTATACCGTCAGCCGTGAAGTTCCCAACAAAGAAGGAGACGGTCTCAATCTTACGGGCTTAAACAAAACCGACAAAGAGACCAGAGCCCTTTTTAAATTTAGAAAGTGGAAGGATGCAAAGATCTCGGACATTTTTTTACGAGATACGATCGCGCAGTTGAAAGAGTTGGGCGTGGACAAAGCATTTATTCTTGGAGACGCGGAATTTACGGAAGGAGCCAAACGTTTTCTCACCGACAATCCGAGTCTTCTCACGGTCATCTACGGAAAAGATCTCGAAGAACTTTTAAAGAAGGCCCTTCGTCTCGAAGCCAAGGGAGCGTAA
- a CDS encoding adenylate/guanylate cyclase domain-containing protein produces the protein MWNETLLVQKKKALEGFGVLSKKSISRFIENLRSQDDWKLHRINPIRFARENDFETGEAIDLFLHSGKIGLIDFAYNMICPACGGVASSHTSLDQIEEKSFHCYICNLDVPATLDDQVEVSFSINPSIKKQDLDPLVDVETYLRYHISANFHKSEELLDFLGKNINGLIVLEPGITRNITLDAIDVPAYQLSSVENNSAVYLYFDGEETPDERVIDLSLLTSGFTPNELHLSPGKYELKVSNRTIAKAGFIIIKPDLPRILEIVKEHPTVIEPFLTAKMLLNNQTFRELFRIQQLSSKLNLNVKSLTILFTDLRGSTEMYDKAGDILAYRLVQEHFRLLTETVKKFHGAIVKTMGDAIMATFSSPLDGMFAALEMMTRIDDMNEEFKEHGHEIGLKVGLNEGPALAVINDERLDYFGQSVNIAARVQSLASAGEIWVTEPILSSPGIQEELSLRGYDSEKHEASLKGVGQKATVHKLYRFEERSELVGV, from the coding sequence ATGTGGAATGAAACTCTTTTGGTGCAAAAGAAAAAAGCCTTGGAAGGATTTGGAGTTTTATCTAAGAAATCGATCTCTCGTTTTATCGAGAATTTGCGGTCTCAAGACGATTGGAAATTGCATAGGATCAACCCGATTCGGTTTGCAAGGGAAAACGATTTTGAAACGGGGGAGGCGATCGATCTTTTTCTACATTCCGGAAAGATCGGATTGATCGATTTTGCATACAATATGATTTGTCCGGCATGTGGCGGCGTCGCGTCTTCTCATACTTCATTGGATCAGATCGAAGAAAAAAGTTTTCATTGTTATATTTGTAATCTGGATGTTCCCGCGACCCTGGACGATCAAGTGGAAGTGAGTTTTTCGATCAACCCGTCGATTAAAAAACAAGATCTGGATCCTTTGGTCGATGTGGAAACCTATCTCAGATATCATATTTCGGCGAACTTTCACAAGTCCGAAGAACTTTTGGACTTCCTTGGTAAGAATATAAACGGCTTGATCGTATTGGAACCGGGAATCACCCGCAATATCACGTTAGACGCTATCGATGTTCCCGCTTATCAACTCAGTTCGGTAGAGAACAATTCGGCGGTCTATCTGTATTTTGACGGGGAAGAAACGCCGGACGAACGGGTCATCGACTTGAGTTTACTCACGAGCGGCTTTACTCCAAACGAACTTCATTTATCTCCGGGAAAATACGAACTTAAAGTTTCCAATCGGACGATCGCAAAGGCCGGCTTTATCATCATAAAACCGGATCTTCCGAGAATCTTAGAAATCGTGAAAGAACATCCCACCGTGATCGAACCGTTCCTGACTGCGAAGATGCTTTTGAACAATCAGACATTCCGAGAACTCTTTCGGATTCAACAACTCAGCAGTAAATTAAACCTGAACGTAAAAAGTCTTACGATTCTTTTTACGGACCTAAGAGGTTCCACGGAAATGTATGATAAGGCCGGGGATATTCTCGCCTATCGATTGGTTCAGGAACACTTTCGTCTTCTTACGGAAACCGTGAAGAAGTTCCACGGAGCGATCGTCAAAACGATGGGGGATGCGATCATGGCCACCTTCTCAAGTCCTTTGGATGGAATGTTCGCCGCTCTCGAGATGATGACTCGAATCGACGATATGAACGAGGAATTTAAGGAACACGGACATGAGATCGGTTTGAAAGTCGGACTCAACGAAGGACCTGCGTTAGCCGTAATCAACGACGAAAGACTCGATTATTTCGGACAAAGCGTAAACATTGCCGCTCGCGTCCAATCTCTCGCTTCCGCCGGAGAAATCTGGGTGACCGAGCCGATTCTTTCCAGTCCCGGAATTCAGGAAGAATTGAGCCTTAGGGGATACGATTCCGAAAAACACGAAGCTTCCTTGAAGGGAGTCGGTCAGAAGGCAACGGTTCACAAACTCTACAGATTCGAAGAACGGAGTGAATTGGTCGGCGTTTGA
- a CDS encoding alpha/beta fold hydrolase has product MFPIDSLKKICLILFSIFILHCGLFVETIPPGKILDEGEYDRFLKLGDVNYHYQDFPGTKGNIFLLHGFGSSTYTWKETIPYLRKSGYRIVSLDMKGFGWSDKPLEGDYREEQLQIEVASFLKALKLRNVVFIGNSLGGAIAALTSAKDPELVGKLILIDAVGPYPMKKPLIIRMSNLPFAAEMMKTFYGKWLFHWNLKEVVFDPKVITEERIGAYFDRLRTLGGIESTVSFSRTLEDGFAKGYLGLVPTIKQPTLILWGKDDGWIPLTIGEQFHKDISNSQMIVFENCGHIPQEEIPEKTANAILEFLSKESKNK; this is encoded by the coding sequence ATGTTCCCAATCGATAGTTTAAAAAAAATCTGTCTGATTCTTTTTTCCATTTTTATCCTTCACTGTGGATTGTTCGTCGAAACGATCCCACCTGGAAAAATTTTGGACGAGGGAGAATATGATCGTTTTTTAAAGTTAGGTGATGTCAATTATCACTACCAGGATTTCCCCGGAACGAAAGGAAATATATTTCTTTTGCACGGTTTTGGGTCTTCGACTTATACTTGGAAGGAAACGATTCCTTATTTGAGAAAATCCGGTTATAGAATCGTATCTTTGGACATGAAAGGTTTCGGTTGGTCGGATAAACCTCTGGAAGGAGATTATCGCGAGGAACAGTTACAAATCGAAGTCGCGAGTTTCTTAAAAGCATTAAAGTTACGGAATGTAGTTTTCATCGGAAATTCTTTGGGTGGGGCGATCGCCGCTTTGACTTCGGCAAAAGATCCGGAACTCGTCGGGAAGTTGATTTTGATAGACGCAGTAGGTCCGTATCCGATGAAAAAACCTCTGATTATTCGGATGTCCAATCTCCCCTTTGCCGCAGAAATGATGAAAACCTTTTACGGAAAATGGCTTTTTCACTGGAACCTCAAAGAAGTCGTCTTCGATCCGAAGGTGATTACGGAAGAACGAATCGGCGCGTATTTCGATCGTCTTAGAACGTTAGGCGGAATTGAATCCACGGTTTCATTTTCGAGAACTTTAGAGGACGGCTTTGCAAAAGGATATCTCGGGCTTGTCCCGACCATCAAACAGCCGACTCTCATTCTCTGGGGAAAGGACGACGGATGGATTCCTCTTACGATCGGAGAACAATTTCACAAAGACATTTCCAATTCTCAAATGATCGTTTTTGAAAACTGCGGACACATTCCTCAGGAGGAAATCCCGGAAAAAACCGCGAATGCGATTCTGGAATTCCTTTCCAAAGAATCGAAAAACAAATGA
- a CDS encoding SiaB family protein kinase, which yields MKTGGLHKQYDHSKKMKSVLYYQGAVTHDILGSLTEILKDRISNEKRKNKILNVFVEMAQNVSHYSSEREKDYGVGLILVKEKGHILKLSTANFLTSETATPLQEKLEHFLSLTGEEVKELYQEKIKGERPEDSKGAGLGFLEILKKSDFPFRSSFEKTQEGEVFFTLTVFFRLG from the coding sequence ATGAAAACGGGCGGACTCCACAAACAATACGATCATTCAAAAAAGATGAAATCGGTCCTTTACTATCAAGGCGCCGTGACCCACGATATTTTGGGAAGCCTAACCGAAATTCTAAAGGATCGAATCTCGAACGAAAAAAGGAAAAACAAAATTCTCAACGTATTTGTAGAGATGGCTCAGAACGTAAGCCATTATTCTTCCGAGAGAGAAAAGGATTACGGAGTCGGTTTGATCTTAGTAAAAGAGAAGGGGCATATTCTCAAACTCTCTACCGCGAACTTTTTAACCTCTGAAACGGCCACGCCGCTCCAAGAAAAACTCGAACACTTTCTCTCGCTTACGGGAGAAGAAGTGAAAGAACTCTATCAGGAGAAAATCAAGGGGGAAAGGCCGGAAGACAGCAAAGGAGCCGGTTTGGGATTTTTGGAAATATTAAAAAAGTCCGATTTTCCGTTCCGTTCCTCTTTTGAAAAAACGCAAGAGGGAGAAGTGTTTTTTACCCTTACCGTTTTCTTTCGCTTGGGGTAA